CGGCGACACTGTCGAGGTGCTGGCGGCGCCAGCCAGCGGTCGCGGCGCCCTGGTCTCGGTGTTCGTCGGCACGGTGAGGGGCGTGGGCGTCGAGCACCGTGGAGCGGGGTCCTCCGAGCTCAAGGTCGTGGTCGAGGACGTCGCGGCGAGCCTGGCGTTGTCGACCACCGCGGCCACATACCTGGAGATGTCCTACGACGACATCATCACCGAGGTGGTGCGCCGCCACGCGGACGTCTCCCTGACGCGTGAGGGGGGCGCGGTCCAGCCCTACGTGCTGCAGGCCGACTCCGACCTGGCCTTCGTCGACGAGCTGACCCGCCGCGCCGGGATGGAGTGGGTGGTCGAGGGCGGCTCCTTCCACGTGTGGCCCAACTCGTCGAGCTCCGGGGCCGCACGCCCGGGCGGCGACGACGTGGAGCTGCGTCTGGGGTCGACGCTCAGCGACTTCCAGGTGCAGCTGACGGCGGGGGCGCCCTCGAGCGTGCGCGTGCGTGGGTGGGACCCGGCCGCGCAGCAGCCCATCGAATCGGTCGAGGCCTCGACCGGCGCCGCCGGCTCGAGCCCGATCGGGAAGAGGTTCGGCCTGGCGGCCGTGCAGGGCGGGGAGGTCCTCGACGCGGCGAGCGTCCCCGCCGACGGCGCGGAGGCCTCGGCTCTCGCGCGGGCACGGCTGCGGGCGTCGGGCAGCGTGCTCGCGCGCGGCCGGGGCACGGTGCAACCGGGCCTCCGACCGGGCGGGTCCGTCACCGTCCTCGACGCCGGCCCGTCCTCGGGCTCGTACCAGCTGCGCGAGGTGGTGCACACGTACGACGGCCGCGGGTTCCTGACCCAGTTCGTCGCGGGCGACCGGCCCGCGAGCCCGGTCTACGACGCCCTGGCCGGGGCCCGGGAGCCCGCCGGGGGCAGCTTCACCCATGTGGGCCTGGCCGTGGGCCGCGTCACCGACACCAAGGACCCCGAGAAGCACGGCCGGGTGCGCGTGCAGCTGCTCGGCCTCTCGGCGACGGTGGAGTCGCCCTGGGCGCGGGTGGCGGCCATCGGCGGCGGCGTCGACCGCGGGATGGTGGCGGTCCCCGAGGTCGGCGACGAGGTGCTCGTCGGGTTCGAGTCGGGCGACGTCCGCCACCCCGTCGTGCTGGGCGGCCTGTTCGGCGCCAGCGACCGTTCCCCCCAGGGCACTGTCGACGAGAACGGCGCGGTCGTCAGCCGTCGCCTCACGTCACGCCTGGGCCACGTGATCGAGCTGGGCGACGGGCAGGGCGCCGACGCGCGCCACGTGCTGCTCGAGCTCGCGGGCCGCAAGCACAGCCTCCGTCTGGGCGAGGACCGGGCCCACCTCACTGTGCCCGACGACGTCCCCCTGGCCATCAGCGCGGGATCGGCCACGATCACGCTCGACGGCAAGGGCGCGATCACGCTCGACGGCACGACCGTGACCGTCAAGGCGCGGCAGAAGCTGGCCCTGTCGGGGTCCTCGGTGGAGATCACGGCGACCTCCGACCTCAAGGCGTCGGGGACGACAGTCGACCTCAAGGGGTCGGGGACCACGACGGTGCAGGCAGGCGGCCAGGCCGTCATCAAGGGAGCGATGGTGCAGATCAACTGATGGACGCCACCACATCGCCGGAGCGCGGGCTCGACCAGGGCGCGTCCTTCATCGGGCGCGGCTTCAGCTGGCCGCTGCAGGTCGACCACGCGGGCTCGATCAAGCTGACGCACGGCCCCGAGGACATCGACCGCTCGATCCGGCTCATCCTGCTCACGGCGCCCGGCGAGCGGCTCATGCGCCCGCAGTTCGGGTGCCGCATCTGGGACCTGCTCTTCGAGCCCGTCACCGCGAACCTGCTCGGCCTGATCAGCGAGGCCGTGCGCGACGCGCTGGCCCAATGGGAGCCGCGCGCCGTCGTCGAGGACGTCGAGCCCGTGCAGGACGAGGACGTGCCGTCCCTCGTCCACATCCGCATCACGTACCGCGTGGTGTCCACGAACAGCCGACGCAACCTCGTGTACCCGTTCTACGTCATCCCGCACGAGGAGCACTGATGCCGCTTCCCCCGCCCCACCTCGACGACCGGTCCTTCCAGGACATCGTCGACGAGACCAAGCGGCTCATCCCGCGCTTCACCCCAGAGTGGACCAACCACAATGTGTCCGACCCCGGGGTCGCGCTCATCGAGCTGTTCGCGTGGATGAGCGAGATGGTGCTGTTCCGCGTCAACCAGGTGCCCGAGCGGCTGTACGTGCACTTCCTCAACCTGGTGGGCGTCGAGCCGTTCCCCGCCTCGACCGCCCGCACCGACCTGACGTTCTGGCTGTCCGCCCCGACCGACAAGCCAGTGGTCGTGCCCGCGGGGACGCAGGTGGCGACGGCCGCCGGCGGCGCGCAGGAGCCGGTGGTGTTCGCCACGGTGGGCGAGCGCGTCATCATCCCGCCGACGCTCGTCGCCGCGCACACCGCGGCCGCGCACACCGGGGACGCCGTCGAGGCGTTGGGCGACCTCCGCTACCCGGGACAGGCTGTGGTGGTGTTCCCGTCCAGCCCGCTGGCGCCGGGCGACAGCCTCCTGCTGGGGTTCGCGGACCCCCTCGCGGGCCTCGTGCTGCGCATGGACGTGGAGGCCGACGCTGAGGGCATCGGCGTCGACCCGCGCAACCCGCCGCTGGCCTGGGAGGTGTGGTCCGGCGAGGGCTGGGTCGCCGCGCAGGTCCATGAGGACACGACGGGCGGCTTGAACCGCGACGGCTCGATCGTGCTCGTCCTGCCACCGGTCCACCAGCCGCTGACCCTGGCCGGGGTGGGCGCGCACTGGCTCCGCGCCCGGCTCACGCAGCCCGCGCCGGGGCAGCCCACCTATGAGGCGTCGCCACGCCTGCACTCCCTGAGCGCGCACGCCGTGGGCGCCACGACCCCGGCCGAGCACGCCGCCGTGGCCCCCGCCGAACGCCTCGGCCGCTCCGACGGCACTCCCGAGCAGCGCTTCACGGTGTCCCGCCGCCCGGTCGCGCGGCGCCGGCCCGACGAGGTGGTGCGCGTCATCACGCACGACACCGCGACCGTCTGGCAGGAGGTCCCCGACTTCTCCGCGTCAGGCCCCGCTGACCTGCACGTGGTCTGGGACTCGTCGACCGGCGAGGTGCGGTTCGGCCCGCGGGTGCGCTACCCCGACGGCACGGTGCGCCAGCACGGCGCCATCCCACCGGACGGGGCCGAGGTCGCTGTGACGAGCTACCGCCATGGCGGGGGCGCGGCCGGCAACGTCGGATCGGGCACCCTCACCGCGTTGCGCTCGACGGTGCCGATGGTCGCCTCCGTGACGAACCTGCGCCCCGCCACGGGCGGTGTGGACGCCGAGTCGGTGGACGAGGCGAAGACCCGCGGGCCGCTCATGCTCCGCACGGGGATGCGCGCCGTGACGGCGGGCGACTACGAGCGGCTCACCCACGAGACGTCGGCCGAGGTGGCCCGCGCCCGCTGCCTGCCCTCGGCCGACGGCCGCCAGCCCGTGCGGGTGCTCGTGGTGCCCCGGCTCGCCGGCGACCCCCGCCAGCACGTCATCGACGACTTCGCGCTCTCGAGCCACCTCCTGGACGCGGTGTGCGAGGTGCTCGACGAGCGTCGGCCGGTGGGAGTCGCGGTCGAGGTCGGCACGCCCTACTACCAGGGCGTCAGCATCGCGGCGCTCGTGCGGGCCCTGCCCGGCAGGCCGCTGCCGATGGTGCGCGACCGGATCCTCGACGCCCTGCACCGCTACGTGCACCCCCTCACCGGAGGGCCCGACGGGACGGGCTGGCCCTTCGAGGCCGATCTGACAGCAGCCGTCGTCGCTCAGCTGATCGAGGCCGTGGAGGGCGTCGAGCGGGTGGACGAGGTCCAGCTGTTCGCGTTCGACCTGCGCAACGGCCGCCGGGTGGGCGTGGGCCGGGACGCCCTGCGGCTCGAGCCGCACGCGCTGTTCCTCTCGGCCGCCCACCAGGTCGTGGTCAAGTGAGGCGACGTGGCTGACGACTGGATGCTGCGCCAGCTCCCCCCGGCGATGCTCGACGACGACTTCTTCGTGCGGTTCCTGTCCATCTTCCAGACCCAGGCCAACACCCTGCTCGCGCACGCGGAGAACCTGCGGCACCTCGCCGACCCGGGCGTCGCGCCCCCGGAGATGGCACGCTGGCTCGGCACGTGGATCGGCATGGACGGGGTCGACGCCGCCCTGCCGGAGCGGCTGCAGCGCGACCTGGTCCGCAACGCCGCGCAGTCGCTGCCCTGGCGCGGGACCCGGCGCGGGCTGGTGTCCCTGCTCGAGGTGCTCAGCGGCGGGCCGGTGGAGGTCCGCGACGGTGGGGGGGTCTTCCCGGAGGGCGGCGCGGGCGACGACCCCGGCTGGGTGGCCCTGCGCGTCGCCACGACGGGGATGCTGGAGGAGGCGGACTTCGCCGCCCGCGTCGCCGAGGAGCTCCCGGCGCACGTCCGCGCCGAGCTGTGGGTCGGCGACCGGCAGGTCCCTCTCGCGGGCGCCGTTCCCCGGGACGAGCGGGCGACGGCCACGGCGCCGATCGGCGAGGGCGCATGACCACGCAGGAGCAGGCCGGCTCGCATGAGGGCGGCGCACCCGAGCTCCCGGCTCGCCCTTCCGCCGTCCCCGTCGCCCGGCAGTGCCCGCAGTGCGCGCTGCCGGGGACGGTCGTGTCCGGCAGGCGCAGCGCCGACGACTTCTGCGGGCGGTGCGACTTCCCCCTGTTCTGGGCCGGGGACCGGGTCGAGCGCGCGCTCGTGGACGAGGGCGTCGAGGACAGCCTGCGCCGCAGCCCGGGGACCGTCGGCTCCGCGGCGCTGGCGAGCACGCCCTGCCCCGGGTGCGCCGAGCTGAACGTGCCATCGGCGACCCGGTGCGTGCGGTGCGGCTCGGGGATGACCCCGCCCCCGCCGGTGGTCCACGTCCCGCCGGCGCCCGAGCCCTTCACGCTGCCGCCGCTCGCCCAGCTGGGGGCGTGGCGGCTGCTGCCCTGGAACGCGGTCGGTGCGGGATGCGGGCTCGCCCTGGTGCTCGGCGCCGTCGCGGCCTGGCCGCTGCGCTGACACCGGGCGACGCCCCGGTCAGCTGACCGTGACCGTCGTCGCGCCCGACGAGCCGGCCGTCTGGGCGTTGCCTCCCGAGGGGGAGAACGTCGCCGTGTAGGCCGCGGCCCCTGAGGCCCAGCCGGGGAGGACGCAGGTCGTGACCGCCTGCCCTCCGCTCACGGCGACCGGCGCGCCGGCGCACCCCGGCCCGGAGAAGGCCACAGCGCCCGACGCGCTGCCCGCGCTAGACACCACGGCGGTCAGCGTCACCGTGCCCCCGACCGCGGCCGTCGGCGGGTCGGCCGTGAGCGCCGTGGTGCTCGCGGCCTGCACGGTCGCCTGGACCACCGGGGCCGTCGACCCCGCGTGCGTGGCCGAGCCGCTGTAGACGGCCCCCACGGTGGCGGGCCCGAGCGGCAGTCCGGCGAGGCTCACGCCGGTGAGCTCCGCGACCCCGGTCGTGGTCGACACCGTCGCCGTGCCCACCGTGGCGCCGTTCAGGCTGAACGTCACCGTCCCGCCGCTCGGGACGGGCGCCACGGTGGCGCGGAGCACCGCGGCGGACCCGGAGACCAGCGTCGCTGGGGTGGCCGTGGTGGCCGTCGGGGTGCCCGCGCGGTCGACGGAGAACGCCGCGAGGACGTCGGTGGCGCCCCCGCCGATGACCTGGCTCGTGGGGGTCACCGACCACGGGCCGCCCGGGAGCCGGGCGGTGACCGTGCCCGGGCCCTTCCGGAAGAACACCGTCACGACGCCGCCGTTCACCGGCGCGTGCTCGGTGAGGGCGGCGCCCTGGGCTGCCGCCACGTCGAGCGTCACGGACTGCGGCGGGTTCGGGTCTGTGCTGGTGACGCGAAGCCGCACGCGCACCTCGTCGACCTGGATCGTCACAGCGCTGTCCGTCGGGCCGACCTGCTCCGTCCAGACGCCGTAGTGGCCCGACGGCCCACCGGCGCGCGCGGTCCACACGCCCTGCGGCACCTGGTTGAAGGTGGTGGTGTAGGTCGTGGCCGACCCGCTGCCGCGCACCACGGGCTGGGCGGCGAGCGCGAGCTGCCCGCTGCCCGCCTCGGGCTCGAGCCCGACGAGCGCGCCGGTCAGGTCGTATCCGTTGACGGACTCGAGGGTGACCGTCACCTGGCGGGCGTCCGCGTACAGGGTGATGTCGACCGAGACCGACTGACCGCCCTGCACGGCCAGTGCGCGGTTCGTGGCGCCGTAGCCGGCCCGCTCGATCGACAGCACATAGGAGCCGTCCGCCACCGTGAGGAAGGCGAACGCGCCGTTCGCGGTGGTGGTGGTCGCGACGAGCGCGCCATCGCGGAGCAGCCTCACCGTGGCGCCGGTGATCGGCGTCGCGGCGGACGCCCCCGACTGGCCGGACACCACGCCCTGCACCGTGTTGGCGCGGGCCGCGACGGGCACGCTGACCTGCGTGGTGGTGCCCGCTCCGACCGTCACCGCGACGGTCAGGGGCGCGAAGTTCCCCCCGGCCACGTCCAGGGTGTAGGTCCCCGGCTCGAGCTGGGCGAACCCGTAGCGGCCCGGCACCTGGGAGCACACCGACGTGCCTGTGGTCGCCGCGGCGCAGGTCGGGGTGATGATGGCGCTGTTGTGCAGCAGCCGCACCGTGAGCCCGTCGACGCCGTTGCCGGTGACGGGGTCGTACACGTCCACGAGCAGCGCGACCTTGTCGGCGTTCATCGTCATGTCGAGCGGGACGGGCGCCGGCGCCCCGCTGGGGACTGCGACCGCGACGCCGCTGCCGGAGTAGGCGGGCGTGTACCCGTTGAGCGCGGCGCTGACCCGCCACGTGCCCGCGGCCAGGCCCTGGACGATCGTGGTCCCGCTGAGCCGGTAGGCGCCGGTGGCGTCGGTCGTGGCCGTGAACACCTGGCCGGAGGCATCCGAGGTGGCCGTCACCAGCACTCCCGGCAGCGCGCGCAAGGACCCGCCGATGGACACCTGGACCCGTCCGGCGATCGCGCCGAGCAGTGCGACCGGCACGGTCTGGGGGTCGGCTGTGGTCTGTCCAGGGCTCACCGTCACTGTGCCGGTGGTGAACGCGTGCCCGGCGGCCCGGACGCTCACCGAGTACCGGCCGCTGGGCAGCTCGCCGAAGTCGACCCAGCTGGTGCCCGGCGAGGCAGTCACGGTGAGGTCGGTGGCGCCGGGCCGCGTGAGGGTGACCACGGGGTCGGCCACGGCGTGCCCGGTCCCCGTGGCCACGACCGACACACGCAGCTCGCCGTGCCGTTGCAGCGACATGGCCAGCACCGCGGGCTGCCCCGGCTCGAAGATCGCGGTGGTCGTCACCGTGTCGTAGCCCGGCAACGAGGCCTGGACCCGGTACTCCCCCGGCCGGGCGAGAGTCGCGCTGCCGCCGGCGGCCGGGTCGGCGGGCTGGTTGAGGTCTCTCCAGGTGAGCACGCCCGCGCTCGTCGACACCAGGCGCACGCTCCCCACCCCGGGCGGGGTGGAGAGCACCTCGAACGACGCCGCGCTGAGGTCGATGGACCCGCCGTCGGCGGTCAGCGTCCCGGAGAAGCGCTGCCCGCTGGGCTGCACCTCGATCGGGACCGCCAGGAGCTCGTCGATCGTGACGCTCGCCCGGGTCACGCCCTGGTACCGGCCCGAGGGGTCGACGATGTCGACCGACACGGTGTCGGCGACGAGGGCCAGGACGCCGGTGGGCACCGCGTGCGGCGTCGGGTCGGGGACGGCGGCGATCCGGAAGTCGCCGGTCGGGCTGGTGGTGATCGTCACCGAGGAGCGTTGCGGGACGAGCCCGGCGTACCCGGTGGTGCCGGTGACCTTGACCTGGACCCCGCCCACCGGGCTCGCGCTCCCGACAGCGAGCTGGGTGACCACGCGTCCGCTGAACTCCCGGCCGCTGCGGGTCAGCACCACCTGCGAGGCCAGGTCCTGGTTGTCGCCCACCGCGATCTGCACGGTGGAGCCCGAGACGGCTGCGCCCCCGGCGGAGGACCAGGTGACGTCGAAGCGGTACGAGCCGGGTTCCAGGGCCCGCACCAAGACCTGGCCCTGGGCGTCCGTGGACGAGGAGGGCAGCGGCCCGCCCGGCTGCGCCGGGGTGGGGGCGAGGTGCGGGACGACGGCGGCGCCGTCGGCCGCGGTCAAGGCGCCCGTCCCCTCGTCAGCCAGCACGGAGAGCGTGATGCGGCCGAGCCGGTCCACGGTGTGGTCGAGCCGCCGCACCTCGCCCGCGGCCAGCGACACGGGCGTGGGCGGCTGCGCCCGGTACTCGTCGTCGGCCGACTCGACCCACACCGAGTAGCCGCCGCTGACGAGCCGGGCGACCTCGTAGCTGCCGTTCAGCCCGATCGCCGAGCATCGCACCGACGCCGTGGCGACCGGCGACGTGATCGCGCAGGTGGTCGCGCCGTCCGCGGTCGTGCCGAAGACGCAGTCCGCTGCCCGCACGTCGCCCGGGCTGGCGCCGGCCGTCGCCACGATCACGCACGAGGCGTCGGGCACCGCGCCCACTCGGGCCTGCACGGAGCCGACCACGGAGGGCGACGGCAGCAGCGAGGCCTGGGCCGCGCGCACCGTCTGCCCCATCGGGACCTCGACGTCGACGCGCTGCGGCTCGTAGCCCGGCGCCGACACGACGAGCGTGTACAGCCCGGGCAGCAACCCCTCGCCGCCCGCGGGAGGGATCGTGTACTCCAGGCTGGGCGCCGTCGTGACCCGGACCGTCTCAGTGGTCCCGTCCAGGCGCTGGCGCTGCAGCTCGACGGCGACCACGCAGTCCGCCACAGGCAGGTCGGGGCACGTGATGGCGCTGCCCGTGCGGGCGTCGCTCGCCCGGCCCCGCACGAACGAGGTCGCCTCC
The sequence above is a segment of the Cellulomonas chengniuliangii genome. Coding sequences within it:
- a CDS encoding phage baseplate assembly protein V, coding for MSAVDDLPAETGTRLAPHVKVDGAPLSDAWAAALTELRVQVGVRTVGRCTLRFADPGYALSSSPQLTLGDTVEVLAAPASGRGALVSVFVGTVRGVGVEHRGAGSSELKVVVEDVAASLALSTTAATYLEMSYDDIITEVVRRHADVSLTREGGAVQPYVLQADSDLAFVDELTRRAGMEWVVEGGSFHVWPNSSSSGAARPGGDDVELRLGSTLSDFQVQLTAGAPSSVRVRGWDPAAQQPIESVEASTGAAGSSPIGKRFGLAAVQGGEVLDAASVPADGAEASALARARLRASGSVLARGRGTVQPGLRPGGSVTVLDAGPSSGSYQLREVVHTYDGRGFLTQFVAGDRPASPVYDALAGAREPAGGSFTHVGLAVGRVTDTKDPEKHGRVRVQLLGLSATVESPWARVAAIGGGVDRGMVAVPEVGDEVLVGFESGDVRHPVVLGGLFGASDRSPQGTVDENGAVVSRRLTSRLGHVIELGDGQGADARHVLLELAGRKHSLRLGEDRAHLTVPDDVPLAISAGSATITLDGKGAITLDGTTVTVKARQKLALSGSSVEITATSDLKASGTTVDLKGSGTTTVQAGGQAVIKGAMVQIN
- a CDS encoding GPW/gp25 family protein, with the protein product MDATTSPERGLDQGASFIGRGFSWPLQVDHAGSIKLTHGPEDIDRSIRLILLTAPGERLMRPQFGCRIWDLLFEPVTANLLGLISEAVRDALAQWEPRAVVEDVEPVQDEDVPSLVHIRITYRVVSTNSRRNLVYPFYVIPHEEH
- a CDS encoding putative baseplate assembly protein, which produces MPLPPPHLDDRSFQDIVDETKRLIPRFTPEWTNHNVSDPGVALIELFAWMSEMVLFRVNQVPERLYVHFLNLVGVEPFPASTARTDLTFWLSAPTDKPVVVPAGTQVATAAGGAQEPVVFATVGERVIIPPTLVAAHTAAAHTGDAVEALGDLRYPGQAVVVFPSSPLAPGDSLLLGFADPLAGLVLRMDVEADAEGIGVDPRNPPLAWEVWSGEGWVAAQVHEDTTGGLNRDGSIVLVLPPVHQPLTLAGVGAHWLRARLTQPAPGQPTYEASPRLHSLSAHAVGATTPAEHAAVAPAERLGRSDGTPEQRFTVSRRPVARRRPDEVVRVITHDTATVWQEVPDFSASGPADLHVVWDSSTGEVRFGPRVRYPDGTVRQHGAIPPDGAEVAVTSYRHGGGAAGNVGSGTLTALRSTVPMVASVTNLRPATGGVDAESVDEAKTRGPLMLRTGMRAVTAGDYERLTHETSAEVARARCLPSADGRQPVRVLVVPRLAGDPRQHVIDDFALSSHLLDAVCEVLDERRPVGVAVEVGTPYYQGVSIAALVRALPGRPLPMVRDRILDALHRYVHPLTGGPDGTGWPFEADLTAAVVAQLIEAVEGVERVDEVQLFAFDLRNGRRVGVGRDALRLEPHALFLSAAHQVVVK
- a CDS encoding phage tail protein: MADDWMLRQLPPAMLDDDFFVRFLSIFQTQANTLLAHAENLRHLADPGVAPPEMARWLGTWIGMDGVDAALPERLQRDLVRNAAQSLPWRGTRRGLVSLLEVLSGGPVEVRDGGGVFPEGGAGDDPGWVALRVATTGMLEEADFAARVAEELPAHVRAELWVGDRQVPLAGAVPRDERATATAPIGEGA
- a CDS encoding carboxypeptidase regulatory-like domain-containing protein — translated: MHPAAHTPFPAPVSVLVEPDAHAPGGGRAVVVAHVRNLAAAPLGLVVRVVGLDSGWLPEPVTTPQVGPDETVSVELVVVPAAGAVPGRYPFVVVVEAIGAAGRAQATTDGEMEVDAPGEIVLSVEPASARAVFSQRVSVVVTNTGDQPVDVGLSTRTGKGMRFALPATSLTVGAHRTARVTARLRVARPSIVGHRNQISYAVEGRGRQAPARFHGTLTSHPLLSGGLLRALSLLLVVALWAGGMATAVPWLTSRDETSTTAAETAAVDVDSDGQDSPGDDSGSEGGVEAPVAGGTSAGVPHIRVGGVIRGDAPSDVQIGIRPISVLAADEVADGGPSSATASSALAGAGGGGAGGRVTSGLAGALPVGDPIGKTPAQALTLTRTSALADARTTRSADDGTWAFADLSADAYYLITFAKAGYQTQRLVMTGAEAAARALEVELVAGAGRMAGVVTGPAGAVGGAQITITDGVTTVVTSASTTGAIGRWSVDGLSTPSTYLVTATADGLGAQSALVTLAPDGSAAVDLALASGVAAVSGVVTGPDSLGGVGGLGGVTVTATDGDDVVRLASTVTDGPVGAYTLADLPSPGVYTVTFEGPAHASQSHQVTLGEGSSHVGLDAQLTLASGVVQGSLVDTAGSGLAGAGITVGNGEHTYKTMSTSDARGSFRLNGVEPGDYVVTAELFGHVTGHAQVTVTAGQASDADLVLTAVDGDGLEATSFVRGRASDARTGSAITCPDLPVADCVVAVELQRQRLDGTTETVRVTTAPSLEYTIPPAGGEGLLPGLYTLVVSAPGYEPQRVDVEVPMGQTVRAAQASLLPSPSVVGSVQARVGAVPDASCVIVATAGASPGDVRAADCVFGTTADGATTCAITSPVATASVRCSAIGLNGSYEVARLVSGGYSVWVESADDEYRAQPPTPVSLAAGEVRRLDHTVDRLGRITLSVLADEGTGALTAADGAAVVPHLAPTPAQPGGPLPSSSTDAQGQVLVRALEPGSYRFDVTWSSAGGAAVSGSTVQIAVGDNQDLASQVVLTRSGREFSGRVVTQLAVGSASPVGGVQVKVTGTTGYAGLVPQRSSVTITTSPTGDFRIAAVPDPTPHAVPTGVLALVADTVSVDIVDPSGRYQGVTRASVTIDELLAVPIEVQPSGQRFSGTLTADGGSIDLSAASFEVLSTPPGVGSVRLVSTSAGVLTWRDLNQPADPAAGGSATLARPGEYRVQASLPGYDTVTTTAIFEPGQPAVLAMSLQRHGELRVSVVATGTGHAVADPVVTLTRPGATDLTVTASPGTSWVDFGELPSGRYSVSVRAAGHAFTTGTVTVSPGQTTADPQTVPVALLGAIAGRVQVSIGGSLRALPGVLVTATSDASGQVFTATTDATGAYRLSGTTIVQGLAAGTWRVSAALNGYTPAYSGSGVAVAVPSGAPAPVPLDMTMNADKVALLVDVYDPVTGNGVDGLTVRLLHNSAIITPTCAAATTGTSVCSQVPGRYGFAQLEPGTYTLDVAGGNFAPLTVAVTVGAGTTTQVSVPVAARANTVQGVVSGQSGASAATPITGATVRLLRDGALVATTTTANGAFAFLTVADGSYVLSIERAGYGATNRALAVQGGQSVSVDITLYADARQVTVTLESVNGYDLTGALVGLEPEAGSGQLALAAQPVVRGSGSATTYTTTFNQVPQGVWTARAGGPSGHYGVWTEQVGPTDSAVTIQVDEVRVRLRVTSTDPNPPQSVTLDVAAAQGAALTEHAPVNGGVVTVFFRKGPGTVTARLPGGPWSVTPTSQVIGGGATDVLAAFSVDRAGTPTATTATPATLVSGSAAVLRATVAPVPSGGTVTFSLNGATVGTATVSTTTGVAELTGVSLAGLPLGPATVGAVYSGSATHAGSTAPVVQATVQAASTTALTADPPTAAVGGTVTLTAVVSSAGSASGAVAFSGPGCAGAPVAVSGGQAVTTCVLPGWASGAAAYTATFSPSGGNAQTAGSSGATTVTVS